One segment of Alnus glutinosa chromosome 2, dhAlnGlut1.1, whole genome shotgun sequence DNA contains the following:
- the LOC133861542 gene encoding disease resistance protein RPV1-like isoform X1, with translation MAAGAFLSSSSSTHPNWTYDVFLSFRGKDTRKNFTDHLYFALKNAGIKTFRNDNELRRGEDIASDLLATIQGSRISVIVFSRNYAASRRCLEELVKIIECRRTVRQLVLPIFYDVEPSDVHNQTGSFAQAFSKHEERYLLDIDKILRWRRALIEAANLSGWDLRNTADGHEAKFIRNIVEDVSRKLNSTYLYVTLYPVEVESRVQDITSLLRVGADDVRMVGIWGMGGIGKTTISKAIYNKFFHSFEGKSFLPNIRETSKQPDGLVRLQNQLLYDVLKMDKTKVNNVDTGIAIIQERLRHRRVLVILDDVDQLEQLNAIARSRDWFGPGSRIIITTRDEQLLKMLEVDAVYTTKEMSEIESLELFSWHAFRKSSPTEDYMDLSRGIVAYSRGLPLALEVLGSFLFSRSMQEWESTLEKLKRISHDQIQKKLRISFDALSDSTLKDIFLDISCFFIGMDKKYVTQILDACGFFAKIGISILIQRCLLSVGERNKLIMHDLLRDMGREIVREEFPKIPGKCSRLWLHKDALDILAKHEGTEAVEGLTLKFLKLSKVSFSTTTFIKMQRLRLLQLDHVHLTGDYEHLSKELRWLRWHGFPLKFMPNDFYSKNLVAIDLRYSNLTQVWKNSEQLFEELKFLNLSHSHYLTRTPNFARLPNLEKLILKDCTSLFEVHQSIGDLNNLILVNLKDCRSLESLPMSFYKLKSLQTLILSGCSKFDNLADELGEMESLTTFLADNTAITQVPRTIVQLKNLTCLWLCGCKGSPSKSLPSILWSWRSPRKSPKSINLLPASLQGLNALRELSLRDCNLSDDAIPKDLGSLYSLKSLNLENNHFRSLPSSLGGLSKLRRLILDNCTKLRSIPDLPPNLKYLELNNCNKLVEIPVLEKLFKSIWEIQLAGCSNLTNTFKQSIIKEWITRSDINLYGIFLPGNDIPDWFTCKNEGPSVSFEMTHIFPNWFTICIVYSSCPDKMVDRDATNSFPLNLTVINYSNSTTRATIAYELPIAHDVEDHICLIHVAKRWFGLECGDQVKVIVDCGPRVNVKKTGVVDGSGIHCASTSNKDAIVVHDDGDAFMDQIAIESKRGLGDDKSYSSHGSFDDNLEAKRLDLYSKTSMLILIFLLILYIFILKLF, from the exons ATGGCTGCCGGTGCATTCCTCTCTTCGTCTTCATCCACCCATCCCAACTGGACTTACGACGTTTTCTTGAGTTTCAGAGGCAAAGACACGCGCAAGAACTTCACCGACCACCTTTACTTTGCTCTAAAAAATGCCGGAATCAAGACCTTCAGAAATGACAACGAGCTCCGAAGAGGAGAAGATATTGCATCCGATTTATTGGCGACAATACAAGGGTCCAGAATCTCTGTCATCGTCTTCTCCAGAAACTACGCGGCTTCCAGGCGGTGCCTGGAGGAGCTTGTAAAGATCATAGAGTGCCGAAGAACGGTGAGGCAGTTGGTTCTACCTATCTTTTACGATGTTGAACCGTCGGATGTGCACAACCAGACGGGTAGCTTCGCGCAAGCATTTTCGAAACATGAAGAGCGTTACTTGTTGGATATAGACAAGATACTCAGGTGGAGGAGAGCTCTGATTGAGGCTGCTAATTTGTCCGGATGGGATCTAAGAAATACTGCAGATGG GCATGAAGCCAAGTTTATTAGGAATATTGTTGAAGACGTTTCAAGGAAACTCAACAGCACATACTTATATGTCACACTCTACCCAGTTGAAGTAGAGTCTCGTGTGCAAGACATCACCTCATTGTTAAGGGTTGGAGCCGATGATGTCCGCATGGTAGGAATTTGGGGAATGGGCGGAATTGGAAAAACAACCATTTCTAAAGCCatatataacaaattttttCATAGTTTTGAAGGTAAGAGTTTTCTTCCAAATATTAGGGAAACTTCTAAGCAACCCGATGGTCTGGTTCGATTACAGAACCAACTTCTTTATGATGTCTTGAAGATGGACAAGACAAAGGTGAACAATGTTGATACAGGAATTGCTATAATACAAGAAAGACTTCGTCATAGAAGGGTACTTGTTATACTTGATGATGTAGACCAGTTAGAGCAACTCAATGCCATAGCTAGAAGTCGTGATTGGTTCGGTCCAGGAAGTAGAATTATTATAACAACTAGAGATGAGCAATTGCTAAAGATGCTTGAAGTAGATGCAGTATATACAACAAAAGAAATGAGTGAAATTGAATCTCTAGAGCTCTTTAGTTGGCATGCCTTTAGGAAAAGTTCTCCAACTGAAGATTATATGGACTTGTCAAGAGGCATCGTTGCTTATTCTAGAGGATTACCACTAGCTCTTGAAGTTCTGGGTTCTTTTCTATTCTCTAGGAGCATGCAGGAATGGGAAAGCACATTGGAGAAATTGAAAAGGATTTCTCAtgatcaaattcaaaaaaagctTAGAATAAGCTTTGATGCACTAAGCGATAGTACTCTGAAGGATATATTCCTTGATATATCCTGTTTCTTTATCGGAATGGACAAAAAGTATGTTACACAAATATTGGATGCATGTGGTTTTTTTGCAAAGATTGGAATTAGTATCCTCATTCAGCGGTGTCTTCTTTCAGTTGGTGAGAGAAACAAACTCATAATGCATGATTTGCTTCGAGATATGGGAAGAGAAATTGTTCGTGAAGAATTCCCCAAAATACCGGGAAAGTGTAGTAGATTATGGTTGCATAAAGATGCACTTGATATATTGGCAAAGCATGAG GGAACAGAAGCAGTTGAAGGACTTactttaaaatttctaaaactaAGTAAGGTTAGTTTCAGTACAACAACATTTATAAAGATGCAGAGATTGAGATTACTCCAACTGGATCATGTACACCTCACTGGAGATTATGAACATCTTTCCAAAGAGTTAAGGTGGCTTCGTTGGCACGGATTCCCTCTAAAGTTTATGCCAAACGACTTTTACTCAAAAAACCTAGTTGCGATTGACTTGCGATATAGCAATCTTACGCAAGTTTGGAAAAATTCCGAG CAACTGTTCGAGGAGTTGAAATTCCTAAATCTCAGTCATTCCCATTACCTGACTCGGACTCCTAACTTTGCAAGACTCCCTAATCTTGAGAAACTAATACTCAAAGACTGTACGAGTTTGTTTGAGGTTCACCAGTCTATTGGAGATCTTAATAATCTCATTTTGGTAAATTTGAAAGATTGCAGAAGTCTTGAAAGTCTGCCAATGAGTTTCTATAAGTTGAAGTCTCTTCAAACTCTCATTCTTTCTGGTTGTTCTAAATTTGACAATTTGGCTGATGAGTTGGGGGAGATGGAATCCTTGACAACTTTTCTTGCAGATAACACTGCTATAACACAAGTGCCACGTACCATAGTACAATTGAAGAACCTCACATGCTTGTGGTTGTGTGGGTGTAAAGGATCGCCATCTAAGTCACTCCCTTCAATCCTTTGGTCTTGGAGATCTCCTAGGAAAAGTCCGAAGTCAATCAATCTATTGCCTGCTTCACTACAAGGCTTGAACGCACTAAGAGAATTATCTCTTAGAGATTGCAATTTATCAGATGATGCAATTCCTAAAGATCTTGGAAGTTTATATTCCCTTAAGTCTTTAAATCTAGAAAACAATCATTTTCGTAGCCTACCATCGAGCCTTGGTGGTCTTTCGAAACTTCGAAGGCTCATTTTAGATAATTGCACAAAGCTTCGATCTATTCCAGATTTACCACCAAATTTGAAATATCTAGAGCTCAATAATTGCAATAAATTAGTCGAGATTCCAGTCCTGGAAAAGTTGTTCAAGTCCATTTGGGAGATTCAATTGGCAGGGTGCAGCAACTTAACAAATACTTTTAAACAAAGCATCATAAag GAATGGATCACTCGGAGTGACATTAATCTTTATGGCATTTTTCTACCTGGCAATGATATTCCTGATTGGTTTACGTGTAAGAATGAGGGACCCTCCGTATCTTTTGAAATGACTCACATTTTTCCTAATTGGTTCACAATATGCATTGTTTATTCATCATGTCCTGACAAGATGGTAGATCGTGATGCAACCAATTCTTTCCCTCTAAACCTTACAGTAATCAATTATAGCAACAGTACGACTCGGGCTACAATTGCATATGAACTACCAATCGCCCATGACGTTGAAGATCACATTTGCCTAATCCATGTTGCTAAACGTTGGTTCGGTTTGGAGTGCGGTGACCAAGTAAAGGTTATCGTAGATTGTGGGCCACGAGTCAATGTTAAGAAAACAGGGGTTGTTGATGGAAGTGGGATTCATTGTGCCTCTACATCGAATAAGGATGCCATTGTTGTTCATGACGATGGAGATGCATTTATGGATCAGATTGCAATCGAGTCTAAAAGAGGCCTTGGTGATGATAAATCATATTCAAGCCATGGTAGCTTTGATGACAATCTAGAGGCTAAACGATTGGATTTGTATTCAAAGACTTCAATGTtgattctcatttttcttttaattttgtatatatttattctgAAGTTGTTTTAA
- the LOC133861542 gene encoding disease resistance protein RPV1-like isoform X2, which yields MAAGAFLSSSSSTHPNWTYDVFLSFRGKDTRKNFTDHLYFALKNAGIKTFRNDNELRRGEDIASDLLATIQGSRISVIVFSRNYAASRRCLEELVKIIECRRTVRQLVLPIFYDVEPSDVHNQTGSFAQAFSKHEERYLLDIDKILRWRRALIEAANLSGWDLRNTADGHEAKFIRNIVEDVSRKLNSTYLYVTLYPVEVESRVQDITSLLRVGADDVRMVGIWGMGGIGKTTISKAIYNKFFHSFEGKSFLPNIRETSKQPDGLVRLQNQLLYDVLKMDKTKVNNVDTGIAIIQERLRHRRVLVILDDVDQLEQLNAIARSRDWFGPGSRIIITTRDEQLLKMLEVDAVYTTKEMSEIESLELFSWHAFRKSSPTEDYMDLSRGIVAYSRGLPLALEVLGSFLFSRSMQEWESTLEKLKRISHDQIQKKLRISFDALSDSTLKDIFLDISCFFIGMDKKYVTQILDACGFFAKIGISILIQRCLLSVGERNKLIMHDLLRDMGREIVREEFPKIPGKCSRLWLHKDALDILAKHEGTEAVEGLTLKFLKLSKVSFSTTTFIKMQRLRLLQLDHVHLTGDYEHLSKELRWLRWHGFPLKFMPNDFYSKNLVAIDLRYSNLTQVWKNSEQLFEELKFLNLSHSHYLTRTPNFARLPNLEKLILKDCTSLFEVHQSIGDLNNLILVNLKDCRSLESLPMSFYKLKSLQTLILSGCSKFDNLADELGEMESLTTFLADNTAITQVPRTIVQLKNLTCLWLCGCKGSPSKSLPSILWSWRSPRKSPKSINLLPASLQGLNALRELSLRDCNLSDDAIPKDLGSLYSLKSLNLENNHFRSLPSSLGGLSKLRRLILDNCTKLRSIPDLPPNLKYLELNNCNKLVEIPVLEKLFKSIWEIQLAGCSNLTNTFKQSIIKEWITRSDINLYGIFLPGNDIPDWFTLINYSNSTTRATIAYELPIAHDVEDHICLIHVAKRWFGLECGDQVKVIVDCGPRVNVKKTGVVDGSGIHCASTSNKDAIVVHDDGDAFMDQIAIESKRGLGDDKSYSSHGSFDDNLEAKRLDLYSKTSMLILIFLLILYIFILKLF from the exons ATGGCTGCCGGTGCATTCCTCTCTTCGTCTTCATCCACCCATCCCAACTGGACTTACGACGTTTTCTTGAGTTTCAGAGGCAAAGACACGCGCAAGAACTTCACCGACCACCTTTACTTTGCTCTAAAAAATGCCGGAATCAAGACCTTCAGAAATGACAACGAGCTCCGAAGAGGAGAAGATATTGCATCCGATTTATTGGCGACAATACAAGGGTCCAGAATCTCTGTCATCGTCTTCTCCAGAAACTACGCGGCTTCCAGGCGGTGCCTGGAGGAGCTTGTAAAGATCATAGAGTGCCGAAGAACGGTGAGGCAGTTGGTTCTACCTATCTTTTACGATGTTGAACCGTCGGATGTGCACAACCAGACGGGTAGCTTCGCGCAAGCATTTTCGAAACATGAAGAGCGTTACTTGTTGGATATAGACAAGATACTCAGGTGGAGGAGAGCTCTGATTGAGGCTGCTAATTTGTCCGGATGGGATCTAAGAAATACTGCAGATGG GCATGAAGCCAAGTTTATTAGGAATATTGTTGAAGACGTTTCAAGGAAACTCAACAGCACATACTTATATGTCACACTCTACCCAGTTGAAGTAGAGTCTCGTGTGCAAGACATCACCTCATTGTTAAGGGTTGGAGCCGATGATGTCCGCATGGTAGGAATTTGGGGAATGGGCGGAATTGGAAAAACAACCATTTCTAAAGCCatatataacaaattttttCATAGTTTTGAAGGTAAGAGTTTTCTTCCAAATATTAGGGAAACTTCTAAGCAACCCGATGGTCTGGTTCGATTACAGAACCAACTTCTTTATGATGTCTTGAAGATGGACAAGACAAAGGTGAACAATGTTGATACAGGAATTGCTATAATACAAGAAAGACTTCGTCATAGAAGGGTACTTGTTATACTTGATGATGTAGACCAGTTAGAGCAACTCAATGCCATAGCTAGAAGTCGTGATTGGTTCGGTCCAGGAAGTAGAATTATTATAACAACTAGAGATGAGCAATTGCTAAAGATGCTTGAAGTAGATGCAGTATATACAACAAAAGAAATGAGTGAAATTGAATCTCTAGAGCTCTTTAGTTGGCATGCCTTTAGGAAAAGTTCTCCAACTGAAGATTATATGGACTTGTCAAGAGGCATCGTTGCTTATTCTAGAGGATTACCACTAGCTCTTGAAGTTCTGGGTTCTTTTCTATTCTCTAGGAGCATGCAGGAATGGGAAAGCACATTGGAGAAATTGAAAAGGATTTCTCAtgatcaaattcaaaaaaagctTAGAATAAGCTTTGATGCACTAAGCGATAGTACTCTGAAGGATATATTCCTTGATATATCCTGTTTCTTTATCGGAATGGACAAAAAGTATGTTACACAAATATTGGATGCATGTGGTTTTTTTGCAAAGATTGGAATTAGTATCCTCATTCAGCGGTGTCTTCTTTCAGTTGGTGAGAGAAACAAACTCATAATGCATGATTTGCTTCGAGATATGGGAAGAGAAATTGTTCGTGAAGAATTCCCCAAAATACCGGGAAAGTGTAGTAGATTATGGTTGCATAAAGATGCACTTGATATATTGGCAAAGCATGAG GGAACAGAAGCAGTTGAAGGACTTactttaaaatttctaaaactaAGTAAGGTTAGTTTCAGTACAACAACATTTATAAAGATGCAGAGATTGAGATTACTCCAACTGGATCATGTACACCTCACTGGAGATTATGAACATCTTTCCAAAGAGTTAAGGTGGCTTCGTTGGCACGGATTCCCTCTAAAGTTTATGCCAAACGACTTTTACTCAAAAAACCTAGTTGCGATTGACTTGCGATATAGCAATCTTACGCAAGTTTGGAAAAATTCCGAG CAACTGTTCGAGGAGTTGAAATTCCTAAATCTCAGTCATTCCCATTACCTGACTCGGACTCCTAACTTTGCAAGACTCCCTAATCTTGAGAAACTAATACTCAAAGACTGTACGAGTTTGTTTGAGGTTCACCAGTCTATTGGAGATCTTAATAATCTCATTTTGGTAAATTTGAAAGATTGCAGAAGTCTTGAAAGTCTGCCAATGAGTTTCTATAAGTTGAAGTCTCTTCAAACTCTCATTCTTTCTGGTTGTTCTAAATTTGACAATTTGGCTGATGAGTTGGGGGAGATGGAATCCTTGACAACTTTTCTTGCAGATAACACTGCTATAACACAAGTGCCACGTACCATAGTACAATTGAAGAACCTCACATGCTTGTGGTTGTGTGGGTGTAAAGGATCGCCATCTAAGTCACTCCCTTCAATCCTTTGGTCTTGGAGATCTCCTAGGAAAAGTCCGAAGTCAATCAATCTATTGCCTGCTTCACTACAAGGCTTGAACGCACTAAGAGAATTATCTCTTAGAGATTGCAATTTATCAGATGATGCAATTCCTAAAGATCTTGGAAGTTTATATTCCCTTAAGTCTTTAAATCTAGAAAACAATCATTTTCGTAGCCTACCATCGAGCCTTGGTGGTCTTTCGAAACTTCGAAGGCTCATTTTAGATAATTGCACAAAGCTTCGATCTATTCCAGATTTACCACCAAATTTGAAATATCTAGAGCTCAATAATTGCAATAAATTAGTCGAGATTCCAGTCCTGGAAAAGTTGTTCAAGTCCATTTGGGAGATTCAATTGGCAGGGTGCAGCAACTTAACAAATACTTTTAAACAAAGCATCATAAag GAATGGATCACTCGGAGTGACATTAATCTTTATGGCATTTTTCTACCTGGCAATGATATTCCTGATTGGTTTACGT TAATCAATTATAGCAACAGTACGACTCGGGCTACAATTGCATATGAACTACCAATCGCCCATGACGTTGAAGATCACATTTGCCTAATCCATGTTGCTAAACGTTGGTTCGGTTTGGAGTGCGGTGACCAAGTAAAGGTTATCGTAGATTGTGGGCCACGAGTCAATGTTAAGAAAACAGGGGTTGTTGATGGAAGTGGGATTCATTGTGCCTCTACATCGAATAAGGATGCCATTGTTGTTCATGACGATGGAGATGCATTTATGGATCAGATTGCAATCGAGTCTAAAAGAGGCCTTGGTGATGATAAATCATATTCAAGCCATGGTAGCTTTGATGACAATCTAGAGGCTAAACGATTGGATTTGTATTCAAAGACTTCAATGTtgattctcatttttcttttaattttgtatatatttattctgAAGTTGTTTTAA
- the LOC133861543 gene encoding disease resistance protein RPV1-like, with amino-acid sequence MAARAFPSSSSSSHPSWTYDVFLSFRGGDTRKSFTDHLYFALTDAGINTFRDDNELRRGEDLTSELFSAIQGSRISVIVFSRNYAESKWCLEELVKIMECRRTVRQLVLPIFYDVEPSDVRHQTGSFVKAFLKHEERYLLDKVIRWREALVEAANLSGWDLRNTADGHEAKFIRKIVAAVSRELNSTYLYVTLYPVGVDSRVQDITSLLGVGADDVRMVGIWGMGGTGKTTISKAIYNKFFLSFEGKSFLPNIRETSKQPNGLVQLQKQLLSDILKMDKTKVNNVDTGIAIIQERLRHRRVLLILDDVDQLEQLNAIARSRNWFGPGSRIIITTRDEQLLKMLEVDALYTTKEMSEIESLELFSWHAFRKSSPTDDYMDLSRGIVAYSRGLPLALEVLGSFLFSRSMQEWESTFEKLKRIPHDQIQKKLRISFDALSDSTLKDIFLDISCFFIGMDKNYVIQILDGCGFFAEIGISVLIQRCLLSVGERNKLIMHDLLRDMGREIVQEEFPKIPGKCSRLWLHKDALDILAKHEGTEAVEGLTLKFLKLSEVTFSTTAFIKMQRLRLLQLDHVHLTGDYEHLSKELRWLRWHGFPREFMPNDFYLRNLVAIDLRYSNLTQVWKNSEQLFEELKFLNLSHSYNLTRTPNFARLPNLEKLILKDCTSLFEVHQSIGDLNNLILVNLKDCRSLESLPMSFYKLKSLQTLILSGCYKFDNLADELGEMESLTTFLADNTAITQVPRTIVQLKNLTCLQLCGCKGLPSKSLPSLLWSWISPRKSPKSVNLLPASLQGLNALRKLSLRDCNLSDDAIPKDLGSLYSLESLNLENNHFRSLPSSLGGLSKLRRLILDNCTKLRSIPDLPPDLKYLEVNNCNKLVEIPVLKKLFKSIWEIQLAGCSSLTNTFKQSIIKEWITRSDINLYGIFLPGNDIPDWFTCKNEGPSVSFEMTHIFPNWFTICIVYSSCPDKMVDRDATNSFPLNLTVINYSNSTTRATIAYELPIAHDVEDHICLIHVAKRWFGLECGDQVKVIVDCGPRVNVKKTGVVDGSGIHYASTSNKDAIVVSDDGDKSMESKRGLGDDKSYSSHGSFDDDREAKRFDLYSKISMLILIFLLILYIFILKLF; translated from the exons ATGGCTGCCAGGGCCTTcccctcttcctcttcttcctcccaTCCCAGCTGGACCTACGACGTCTTCTTGAGTTTCAGAGGCGGCGACACGCGCAAGAGCTTCACAGATCACCTCTACTTCGCTCTCACAGATGCCGGAATCAACACCTTCAGAGATGACAACGAGCTCCGAAGAGGAGAAGATCTCACATCCGAACTCTTCTCGGCAATCCAAGGGTCCAGAATCTCTGTCATTGTCTTCTCTAGGAACTACGCGGAGTCCAAGTGGTGCCTGGAGGAACTTGTGAAGATCATGGAGTGCCGAAGAACGGTGAGGCAACTGGTTCTGCCAATCTTCTACGATGTTGAACCGTCGGATGTGCGCCACCAAACGGGTAGTTTTGTGAAAGCATTTTTGAAACATGAAGAGCGTTACTTGTTGGACAAGGTAATCAGGTGGAGGGAAGCTCTGGTTGAGGCTGCTAATTTGTCCGGATGGGATCTAAGAAACACTGCAGACGG GCATGAAGCTAAGTTTATTAGGAAAATTGTTGCAGCGGTTTCAAGGGAACTCAATAGCACGTACTTATATGTCACACTCTACCCGGTTGGAGTAGATTCTCGTGTGCAAGACATCACCTCATTGTTAGGGGTTGGAGCCGATGATGTCCGCATGGTAGGAATTTGGGGAATGGGCGGAACTGGAAAAACAACCATTTCTAAAGCCatatataacaaattttttcttagttttgaaGGTAAGAGTTTTCTTCCAAATATTAGGGAAACTTCTAAGCAACCCAATGGTCTGGTTCAATTACAGAAGCAACTTCTTTCTGATATCTTGAAGATGGACAAGACAAAGGTGAACAATGTTGATACTGGAATTGCTATAATACAAGAAAGACTTCGTCATAGAAGGGTGCTTCTTATACTTGATGATGTAGACCAGTTGGAGCAACTCAATGCCATAGCTAGAAGTCGTAATTGGTTCGGTCCAGGAAGTAGAATTATTATAACAACTAGAGATGAGCAATTGCTAAAGATGCTTGAAGTAGATGCATTATATACAACAAAAGAAATGAGTGAAATTGAGTCTCTAGAGCTCTTTAGTTGGCATGCCTTTAGGAAAAGTTCTCCAACTGATGATTATATGGACTTGTCAAGAGGAATCGTTGCTTATTCTAGAGGATTACCACTAGCTCTTGAAGTTCTGGGTTCTTTTCTATTCTCTAGGAGCATGCAGGAATGGGAAAGCACATTTGAGAAATTGAAAAGGATTCCTCAtgatcaaattcaaaaaaagctTAGAATAAGCTTTGATGCACTAAGCGATAGTACTCTGAAGGATATATTCCTTGATATATCCTGTTTCTTTATCGGAATGGACAAAAACTATGTTATACAAATATTGGATGGATGTGGTTTTTTTGCAGAGATTGGAATTAGTGTCCTCATTCAGCGGTGTCTTCTTTCAGTTGGTGAGAGAAACAAGCTCATAATGCATGATTTGCTTCGAGATATGGGAAGAGAAATTGTTCAAGAAGAATTCCCCAAAATACCGGGAAAGTGTAGTAGATTATGGTTGCATAAAGATGCACTTGATATATTGGCAAAGCATGAG GGAACAGAAGCAGTTGAAGGACTTactttaaaatttctaaaactaAGTGAGGTTACTTTCAGTACAACAGCATTTATAAAGATGCAGAGATTGAGATTACTCCAACTTGATCATGTACACCTCACTGGAGATTATGAACATCTTTCCAAAGAGTTAAGGTGGCTCCGTTGGCACGGATTCCCTCGAGAGTTTATGCCAAACGACTTTTACTTAAGAAACCTAGTTGCGATTGACTTGCGATATAGCAATCTTACACAAGTTTGGAAAAATTCCGAG CAACTGTTCGAAGAGTTGAAATTCCTAAATCTCAGTCATTCCTATAACCTGACTCGGACTCCTAACTTTGCAAGACTCCCTAATCTTGAGAAACTAATACTCAAAGATTGTACGAGTTTGTTTGAGGTTCACCAGTCTATTGGAGATCTTAATAATCTCATTTTGGTAAATTTGAAAGATTGCAGAAGTCTTGAAAGTCTGCCAATGAGTTTCTATAAGTTGAAGTCTCTTCAAACTCTCATTCTTTCTGGTTGTTATAAATTTGACAATTTGGCTGATGAGTTGGGGGAGATGGAATCCTTGACAACTTTTCTTGCAGATAACACTGCTATAACACAAGTGCCACGTACCATAGTACAATTGAAGAACCTCACATGCTTGCAGTTGTGTGGGTGTAAAGGATTGCCATCTAAGTCACTCCCTTCACTCCTTTGGTCCTGGATATCTCCTAGGAAAAGTCCGAAGTCAGTCAATCTATTGCCTGCTTCATTACAAGGCTTGAACGCACTAAGAAAATTATCTCTTAGAGATTGCAATTTATCAGATGATGCAATTCCTAAAGATCTTGGAAGTTTATATTCCCTTGAATCTTTAAATCTAGAAAACAATCATTTTCGTAGCCTACCATCGAGCCTTGGTGGTCTTTCGAAGCTTCGAAGGCTCATTTTGGATAATTGCACAAAGCTTCGATCTATTCCAGATTTACCACCAGATTTGAAATATCTAGAGGTCAATAATTGCAATAAATTAGTCGAGATTCCGGTCTTGAAAAAGTTGTTCAAGTCCATTTGGGAGATTCAATTGGCAGGGTGCAGCAGTTTAACAAATACTTTTAAACAAAGCATCATAAag GAATGGATCACTCGGAGTGACATTAATCTTTATGGCATTTTTCTACCTGGCAATGATATTCCTGATTGGTTTACGTGTAAGAATGAGGGACCCTCCGTATCTTTTGAAATGACTCACATTTTTCCTAATTGGTTCACAATATGCATTGTTTATTCATCATGTCCTGACAAGATGGTAGATCGTGATGCAACCAATTCTTTCCCTCTAAACCTTACAGTAATCAATTATAGCAACAGTACAACTCGGGCTACAATTGCATATGAACTACCAATCGCCCATGACGTTGAAGATCACATTTGCCTAATCCATGTTGCTAAACGTTGGTTCGGTTTGGAGTGCGGTGACCAAGTAAAGGTTATCGTAGATTGTGGGCCACGAGTCAATGTTAAGAAAACAGGGGTTGTTGATGGAAGTGGGATTCATTATGCCTCTACATCGAATAAGGATGCCATTGTTGTTAGTGACGATGGAGATAAATCTATGGAGTCTAAAAGAGGCCTTGGTGATGATAAATCATATTCAAGCCATGGTAGCTTTGACGACGATCGAGAGGCTAAACGATTTGATTTGTATTCAAAGATTTCAATGTtgattctcatttttcttttaattttgtatatatttattctgAAGTTGTTTTAA